A single window of Streptomyces xanthii DNA harbors:
- a CDS encoding nucleotide pyrophosphatase/phosphodiesterase family protein, with translation MTDAHPRPTPLLVLDVVGLTPRLLDHMPNLKALAGSGTKAPLSTVLPAVTCAAQSTFLTGTMPSEHGIVGNGWYFRELGDVLLWRQHNGLVSGDKLWDAARRAHPGYTVANICWWYAMGADTDITITPRPVYYADGRKEPDCYTRPPALHDELTDKLGTFPLFHFWGPGADIVSSQWIIDATRHVIDTRDPDLTLCYLPHLDYDLQRFGPDDPRSHQAAAEIDTALAPLLSDARAAGRTVVALSEYGITRVERPVDINRALRRAGLLEVHTQDGMEYLDPMASRAFAVADHQIAHVYVRRPEDLDATRAALDGLPGIERLLDDEGKKAHHLDHPRSGELVAVAEPDAWFTYYYWLDDDRAPDFAQLVEIHRKPGYDPVELFMDPLDPYVKVKAAGALARKKLGMRYRMAVVPLDPSPLRGSHGRLPASDDDGPLIISSTPHAFPGRVAATDVKALLLDLAGLKPS, from the coding sequence GTGACGGACGCGCACCCCCGGCCGACCCCGCTGCTCGTCCTGGACGTCGTCGGTCTCACCCCCCGCCTCCTCGACCACATGCCGAACCTCAAGGCGCTCGCCGGATCCGGCACCAAGGCTCCGCTCAGCACCGTGCTGCCGGCCGTCACCTGCGCCGCCCAGTCGACCTTCCTCACCGGCACCATGCCCTCCGAACACGGCATCGTCGGCAACGGCTGGTACTTCCGCGAACTCGGCGACGTCCTCCTGTGGCGCCAGCACAACGGCCTCGTGTCCGGCGACAAACTCTGGGACGCGGCCCGCCGGGCGCACCCCGGCTACACCGTCGCCAACATCTGCTGGTGGTACGCCATGGGCGCCGACACCGACATCACCATCACCCCCCGACCCGTCTACTACGCCGACGGCCGCAAGGAACCCGACTGCTACACCCGGCCCCCGGCCCTGCACGACGAACTCACCGACAAACTCGGCACGTTCCCCCTCTTCCACTTCTGGGGCCCCGGCGCCGACATCGTGTCCAGCCAGTGGATCATCGACGCCACCCGGCACGTCATCGACACCCGCGACCCCGACCTGACCCTGTGCTACCTCCCCCACCTCGACTACGACCTGCAGCGCTTCGGCCCCGACGACCCGCGCTCCCACCAGGCCGCCGCCGAGATCGACACGGCCCTCGCCCCGCTCCTCTCCGACGCCCGCGCCGCCGGCCGCACCGTCGTCGCCCTGTCCGAGTACGGCATCACCCGCGTCGAGCGCCCCGTCGACATCAACCGGGCCCTGCGCCGCGCCGGTCTGCTCGAAGTGCACACGCAGGACGGCATGGAGTACCTCGACCCGATGGCCTCCCGCGCCTTCGCGGTCGCCGACCACCAGATCGCCCACGTCTACGTCCGCCGGCCCGAGGACCTCGACGCCACTCGCGCCGCCCTCGACGGACTGCCCGGCATCGAGCGGCTCCTCGACGACGAGGGAAAGAAGGCCCACCACCTCGACCACCCGCGCTCCGGCGAACTGGTCGCCGTCGCCGAGCCGGACGCCTGGTTCACGTACTACTACTGGCTCGACGACGACCGCGCCCCCGACTTCGCGCAGCTCGTCGAGATCCACCGCAAACCCGGCTACGACCCGGTCGAACTGTTCATGGACCCCCTCGACCCCTACGTCAAGGTCAAGGCCGCCGGAGCGCTCGCCCGAAAGAAGCTCGGCATGCGCTACCGGATGGCGGTCGTGCCTCTGGACCCCTCACCTCTTCGTGGCAGCCACGGCCGCCTCCCCGCGAGCGACGACGACGGTCCGCTCATCATCAGCTCCACCCCCCATGCGTTCCCCGGCCGTGTCGCGGCCACCGATGTGAAAGCCCTGCTGCTGGATCTGGCGGGCCTGAAGCCCTCCTGA
- a CDS encoding EboA domain-containing protein: protein MSRTTTVTALRAHLDAALTEPARDWLDQALAAARSTTGTASQAWETRFAEAGRRTGQDNADATRVVLLHAAGADTTTLHRLYTEGTAAERRAVLHALPHLVPGPEGLPLVEDALRTNDTRLVAAAVGPYAAAHLPAHHWRHAVLKCLFTGVPVDAVAELPRRAHGDAELARMLGDFAAERTAAGRAVPEDLHRVLALTEPAPHDPGTEAKES from the coding sequence ATGAGCAGGACCACCACCGTCACCGCGCTGCGCGCCCACCTCGACGCCGCGCTCACCGAACCCGCCCGCGACTGGCTCGACCAAGCCCTGGCTGCCGCCCGCAGCACTACCGGCACGGCTTCGCAGGCCTGGGAGACCCGGTTCGCCGAGGCCGGGCGCCGCACCGGCCAGGACAACGCCGACGCCACCCGCGTCGTCCTGCTGCACGCCGCAGGCGCCGACACGACCACCCTCCACCGGCTGTACACCGAGGGCACCGCCGCGGAACGCCGTGCCGTCCTGCACGCCCTGCCCCACCTCGTGCCGGGCCCCGAAGGACTGCCTCTCGTCGAGGACGCGCTGCGCACCAACGACACCCGGCTCGTCGCCGCCGCCGTCGGCCCGTACGCCGCCGCGCACCTGCCCGCCCACCACTGGCGGCACGCCGTCCTGAAGTGCCTGTTCACCGGCGTGCCCGTCGACGCAGTCGCCGAACTGCCCAGACGCGCCCACGGCGACGCCGAACTCGCCCGCATGCTGGGCGACTTCGCAGCCGAACGCACAGCCGCCGGCCGGGCCGTCCCCGAGGACCTGCACCGCGTCCTGGCCCTGACCGAGCCCGCACCCCACGACCCGGGCACCGAGGCGAAGGAGTCCTGA
- a CDS encoding TatD family hydrolase produces the protein MRIFDPHIHMTSRTTDDYEAMYAAGVRALVEPAFWLGQPRTSPASFFDYFDALLGWEPFRAAQYGITHHCTIALNPKEANDPRCTPVLDALPRYLVKDNVVAVGEIGYDSMTPAEDTALATQLQLAADHELPALVHTPHRDKLAGLRRTLDVVRESALPVDRVLVDHLNETTVKEAKDAGSWLGFSVYPDTKMDEDRMVDILRTYGPEKVLVNSAADWGKSDPLKTRKVADAMLAAGFTDDDVDLVLWRNPVAFYGLSGRLQLDAPAPPEATHEGNSILRGGA, from the coding sequence ATGCGCATCTTCGACCCGCACATCCACATGACCTCGCGCACCACCGACGACTACGAGGCCATGTACGCAGCGGGCGTCCGCGCCCTCGTCGAGCCCGCCTTCTGGCTCGGCCAGCCGCGCACCTCGCCCGCCTCCTTCTTCGACTACTTCGACGCGCTCCTCGGCTGGGAACCCTTCCGTGCCGCCCAGTACGGCATCACCCACCACTGCACGATCGCCCTCAACCCCAAAGAGGCCAACGATCCGCGCTGCACCCCCGTCCTCGACGCCCTGCCGCGCTACCTCGTCAAGGACAACGTCGTCGCCGTCGGCGAGATCGGCTACGACTCCATGACCCCGGCCGAGGACACCGCCCTGGCCACCCAGCTCCAACTCGCCGCCGACCACGAACTGCCCGCCCTCGTGCACACCCCGCACCGCGACAAGCTCGCCGGCCTGCGCCGCACGCTCGACGTCGTCCGCGAGTCCGCGCTGCCCGTCGACAGGGTCCTCGTCGACCACCTCAATGAGACCACCGTCAAGGAGGCCAAGGACGCCGGCAGCTGGCTCGGCTTCTCCGTCTATCCCGACACCAAGATGGACGAGGACCGCATGGTCGACATCCTGCGGACCTACGGACCGGAGAAGGTCCTCGTCAACTCCGCCGCCGACTGGGGCAAGAGCGACCCGCTCAAGACCCGCAAGGTCGCCGACGCCATGCTCGCCGCCGGCTTCACCGACGACGACGTCGACCTGGTCCTGTGGCGCAACCCCGTCGCCTTCTACGGACTCAGCGGCCGCCTCCAACTCGACGCACCCGCCCCGCCCGAGGCCACCCACGAGGGCAACTCCATCCTCCGCGGCGGAGCGTGA
- a CDS encoding UbiA family prenyltransferase: MSAADPETTGRRNGPRRLDAADTAGTADASAGAAAGDWAEAPDARTAPPAVVTAGAATDTGSTPHGPASRRGDADAPAATGTRSGPRNGSRNGSRNGSRNGSRTGPRTGATSRARAWAELLRLPALFTVPGDALAGAAAVGARPNRRTLLAVASSLCLYEAGMALNDWADRAEDAVDRPHRPIPSGRIRPSAALAAAGAFTAAGVGLAFRAGRAPGAVAGALAATVWAYDLRLKHTPAGPLAMGAARGLDLFLGASATRTAPRPAAASPAAPVPRAEPGRRASNGTATPPPTALRPTAPGQRTPLRAMPTATGSTQGRAARRAADATTATTATARPTAPRPSRGGSTSPAPLRAALPSALTLAGHTVAVTTVSRNETTGGRPQVPAAALAATAAIAAHLTRPPAGRGAAAPLGLPGPTAYAVTTTRPLLHAALNPSPPLTQRAVGAGIRAMIPLQAALAARAGAPGTALLTAALAPLARRFSRKVSVT, from the coding sequence ATGAGCGCGGCCGACCCCGAGACGACCGGCCGGCGGAACGGACCCCGCAGGCTCGACGCGGCGGACACGGCAGGCACAGCGGATGCGTCCGCGGGGGCAGCCGCAGGGGACTGGGCCGAGGCCCCCGACGCGCGAACCGCGCCCCCTGCCGTGGTGACCGCCGGTGCGGCGACCGACACCGGGTCCACCCCGCACGGCCCCGCCTCCCGACGTGGCGACGCAGACGCACCCGCAGCCACCGGAACCCGAAGCGGACCCCGAAACGGATCCCGAAACGGATCCCGAAACGGATCCCGAAACGGATCCCGCACCGGCCCCCGAACAGGCGCCACCTCCCGCGCCCGAGCCTGGGCCGAACTCCTGCGCCTGCCCGCCCTGTTCACGGTCCCCGGTGACGCCCTCGCCGGCGCCGCCGCCGTCGGAGCCCGCCCGAACCGCCGTACCCTCCTGGCCGTCGCCTCCTCCCTGTGCCTGTACGAGGCCGGCATGGCCCTCAACGACTGGGCGGACCGTGCCGAGGACGCCGTCGACCGCCCCCACCGCCCGATCCCCTCGGGCCGCATCCGCCCCTCCGCGGCACTGGCGGCGGCGGGCGCCTTCACGGCAGCGGGCGTGGGCCTCGCCTTCCGCGCAGGCCGGGCCCCCGGCGCCGTCGCCGGAGCCCTGGCCGCGACGGTCTGGGCGTACGACCTGCGCCTGAAGCACACCCCCGCCGGACCCCTGGCCATGGGCGCGGCCCGCGGCCTCGACCTCTTCCTCGGCGCCTCGGCCACCCGCACCGCCCCTCGGCCGGCGGCCGCATCCCCGGCAGCCCCGGTGCCGCGCGCCGAACCCGGCCGCCGGGCATCGAACGGCACCGCAACACCCCCGCCCACCGCACTCCGGCCCACCGCACCCGGGCAGCGCACTCCGCTCCGCGCCATGCCCACCGCAACCGGCTCGACACAGGGCCGAGCCGCCCGCCGTGCCGCAGACGCGACCACTGCGACCACCGCGACCGCGCGGCCCACCGCCCCGCGCCCGAGCCGTGGCGGATCCACCTCGCCGGCCCCGCTCCGCGCCGCCCTCCCCTCAGCCCTGACCCTCGCCGGCCACACCGTCGCCGTCACGACGGTCTCCCGCAACGAGACCACCGGCGGCCGACCCCAGGTCCCCGCCGCGGCCCTGGCCGCCACCGCGGCCATCGCCGCGCACCTCACCAGACCCCCGGCAGGCCGAGGCGCCGCAGCCCCCCTCGGCCTGCCGGGTCCCACCGCGTACGCGGTCACCACGACCCGGCCCCTCCTCCATGCCGCCCTCAACCCGTCACCACCCCTGACCCAGCGCGCCGTCGGCGCCGGGATCCGCGCGATGATCCCGCTCCAGGCCGCCCTGGCCGCCCGCGCGGGCGCGCCCGGAACCGCCCTGCTCACCGCAGCCCTCGCCCCTCTCGCCCGCCGCTTCTCCCGGAAGGTGAGCGTCACATGA
- the eboE gene encoding metabolite traffic protein EboE, which produces MRFRHPDGSTVHLAYCTNVHPAETLDGVLAQLRDHCEPVRKRLGRDRLGIGLWLAKDAARALITDPVALRGLRTELDRRGLEVVTLNGFPYEGFGAEEVKYRVYKPDWADPERLAHTSDLARLLASLLPGDVTEGTVSTLPLAWRTAHDTRSADTATTALTTLAERLDALQELTGRSIRVGLEPEPGCVVETTADAIAPLTRIGRPDRIGLCLDTCHLATSFEDPATALDALAAARVPVVKSQLSAALHAEHPHLPEVREALAAFDEPRFLHQTRTVAEDTLHGTDDLGPALDGAALPDETPWRAHFHVPLHAAPAAPLTSTLDVLQDTLTRLVGGEHPRTHHLEVETYTWQALPPELRPRARAQLADGIAAELTLARDLLTHLGLKELP; this is translated from the coding sequence ATGCGCTTCCGCCACCCCGACGGCTCGACCGTCCACCTCGCGTACTGCACCAACGTGCACCCCGCCGAGACGCTCGACGGCGTCCTCGCGCAGCTCCGCGACCACTGCGAACCCGTGCGGAAACGCCTGGGCCGCGACCGCCTCGGTATCGGACTCTGGCTCGCAAAGGACGCCGCCCGCGCCCTGATCACCGACCCCGTGGCCCTGCGCGGCCTGCGCACCGAACTCGACCGGCGTGGCCTCGAGGTCGTCACCCTCAACGGCTTCCCCTACGAAGGATTCGGCGCCGAGGAAGTCAAGTACCGCGTCTACAAGCCGGACTGGGCCGACCCCGAACGTCTCGCCCACACCTCCGACCTCGCCCGGCTGCTCGCCAGCCTCCTCCCGGGCGACGTCACCGAAGGCACCGTCTCCACCCTTCCGCTCGCCTGGCGCACCGCCCACGACACCCGGAGCGCCGACACCGCCACCACGGCCCTCACCACCCTCGCCGAACGCCTCGACGCACTCCAGGAACTCACCGGCCGGTCCATCCGCGTCGGCCTGGAACCCGAACCCGGCTGCGTCGTCGAGACCACCGCCGACGCCATCGCACCGCTCACCCGGATCGGCCGGCCCGACCGCATCGGCCTGTGCCTCGACACCTGCCACCTCGCCACCTCCTTCGAAGACCCCGCCACCGCGCTCGACGCCCTCGCCGCCGCCCGCGTACCCGTCGTCAAATCCCAGCTCTCCGCCGCCCTGCACGCCGAACACCCCCACCTCCCCGAAGTCCGCGAAGCACTGGCCGCCTTCGACGAACCCCGCTTCCTGCACCAGACCCGCACCGTCGCCGAGGACACCCTCCACGGCACCGACGACCTCGGCCCCGCGCTCGACGGCGCCGCACTCCCGGACGAGACACCCTGGCGCGCCCACTTCCACGTCCCCCTGCACGCGGCCCCCGCCGCACCCCTCACCTCCACACTCGACGTCCTCCAGGACACGCTGACCCGGCTCGTAGGTGGCGAGCACCCCCGCACCCACCACCTGGAGGTCGAGACCTACACCTGGCAGGCCCTCCCGCCCGAGCTGCGCCCACGGGCCCGCGCCCAGCTCGCCGACGGCATCGCCGCCGAACTCACCCTCGCCCGCGACCTGCTGACCCACCTCGGACTGAAGGAGCTGCCGTGA
- a CDS encoding inositol-3-phosphate synthase, whose product MSTEPSSTTPTATDTVPAPRFGVWLIGARGSVATTAVAGCAAVAAGLHPPTGMVTETTPFTDSGLPSLSSLVFGGHDTVDCPLPKRAEHLAAGGVLPHGLPSAVHTELTAADREIRPGGPLPGRDDDRTTDALIDTFAADLTDFVRRENLAGAVVVNVASTEPAPPDGHLPPSSLYAAAALRAGCPYVNFTPSTGLHHPALSEQAATAPVPHAGRDGKTGQTLLRSVLGPMFLQRALDVRAWSGTNLLGGGDGAALADPAAAAAKNAGKERVLADTLGAAPQGEVHIDDVPALGDWKTAWDHIAFDGFLGARMVLQTTWQGCDSVLAAPLVLDLARLLLRAHSVGLTGPRPELGFYFKDPDQGASSSLGEQYAALVDFAGRLRGRS is encoded by the coding sequence ATGTCCACCGAACCGTCCTCCACCACCCCCACCGCCACCGACACCGTCCCCGCCCCGCGCTTCGGCGTCTGGCTCATCGGCGCCCGCGGCTCCGTCGCCACCACCGCTGTCGCCGGCTGCGCCGCCGTCGCCGCCGGACTCCATCCCCCGACCGGCATGGTCACCGAGACCACCCCCTTCACCGACTCCGGGCTCCCGTCCCTCAGCTCACTCGTCTTCGGCGGACACGACACCGTCGACTGCCCGCTCCCCAAACGCGCCGAACACCTCGCCGCCGGCGGCGTCCTGCCCCACGGCCTCCCGTCCGCCGTCCACACCGAACTCACCGCCGCCGACCGCGAGATCCGCCCCGGCGGCCCCCTTCCCGGCCGGGACGACGACCGCACGACCGACGCCCTCATCGACACGTTCGCCGCCGACCTCACCGACTTCGTCCGCCGCGAGAACCTCGCCGGCGCCGTCGTCGTGAACGTCGCCTCCACCGAACCGGCACCCCCCGACGGACACCTCCCCCCGAGCTCCCTCTACGCCGCCGCCGCACTCCGTGCCGGCTGCCCCTACGTCAACTTCACCCCCTCGACGGGCCTCCACCACCCCGCCCTCTCCGAACAAGCCGCCACCGCGCCCGTGCCCCACGCCGGTCGCGACGGCAAGACCGGGCAGACCCTCCTCCGTTCCGTCCTCGGCCCGATGTTCCTTCAGCGCGCCCTCGACGTCCGTGCCTGGTCCGGCACCAACCTCCTCGGCGGAGGCGACGGCGCCGCCCTGGCCGACCCGGCCGCGGCCGCCGCCAAGAACGCGGGCAAGGAACGCGTCCTCGCCGACACCCTCGGCGCCGCCCCCCAGGGCGAGGTCCACATCGACGACGTGCCCGCACTCGGCGACTGGAAGACCGCCTGGGACCACATCGCCTTCGACGGCTTCCTCGGCGCCCGCATGGTGCTGCAGACCACCTGGCAGGGCTGCGACTCCGTCCTCGCCGCCCCTCTCGTCCTCGACCTGGCCCGCCTCCTCCTGCGCGCCCATTCCGTCGGCCTCACCGGCCCCCGCCCCGAACTCGGCTTCTACTTCAAGGACCCCGACCAGGGCGCCTCCTCGTCCCTCGGCGAGCAGTACGCCGCCCTGGTCGACTTCGCGGGTCGCCTGCGAGGCCGGTCATGA
- a CDS encoding sugar phosphate isomerase/epimerase family protein: MTLRWGYGTNGLTDLRLDDALALLADLGYDGVGLTLDHMHLDPLLPDLAARTRQVARALDRYGLKATVETGARYVLDPRRKHGPSLLDPDPDARAARGRLLVRAVQVAADLGAHAAHCFSGITPAGTDRDTAWKRLSGELAPLLEAATGAGVPLAVEPEPGHLLATLDDFHHLRGLLGSPDALGLTLDIGHCQCLEPASPADCVRAAAPWLRHVQIEDMRRGVHEHLPFGDGEIDFPPVLDALADTGYQGLVVVELPRHSHAGPEQAARSLPFLRAAARGGSS; the protein is encoded by the coding sequence ATGACCCTGCGCTGGGGCTACGGAACCAACGGACTCACCGACCTCCGCCTCGACGACGCCCTCGCCCTCCTGGCCGACCTCGGCTACGACGGCGTCGGCCTCACCCTCGACCACATGCACCTCGACCCTCTGCTCCCGGACCTGGCGGCCCGCACCCGCCAGGTCGCCCGGGCCCTGGACCGGTACGGGCTCAAGGCCACCGTCGAGACAGGCGCCCGCTACGTCCTCGACCCGCGCCGCAAACACGGACCCTCCCTCCTCGACCCCGACCCCGACGCCCGCGCCGCCCGCGGCCGGCTCCTCGTACGCGCCGTCCAGGTCGCCGCCGACCTGGGCGCCCACGCCGCGCACTGCTTCAGCGGCATCACCCCGGCCGGCACCGACCGGGACACCGCCTGGAAGCGCCTCTCCGGCGAACTCGCCCCGCTCCTGGAAGCCGCCACCGGCGCCGGCGTGCCCCTGGCCGTCGAACCCGAACCCGGCCATCTCCTCGCCACGCTCGACGACTTCCACCACCTGCGCGGCTTGCTCGGCAGCCCCGACGCTCTTGGCCTCACCCTGGACATCGGCCACTGCCAGTGCCTGGAACCCGCCTCGCCCGCCGACTGCGTCCGCGCGGCGGCGCCCTGGCTGCGCCACGTCCAGATCGAGGACATGCGGCGCGGCGTCCACGAGCACCTCCCGTTCGGCGACGGAGAGATCGACTTCCCGCCGGTCCTCGACGCCCTGGCCGACACCGGATACCAGGGCCTCGTCGTCGTCGAACTCCCGCGCCACTCCCACGCGGGGCCCGAACAGGCCGCCCGATCCCTCCCGTTCCTCCGCGCCGCAGCACGAGGAGGCAGCTCATGA
- a CDS encoding OFA family MFS transporter gives MTAEPIAAGTHASEYGAGYEEITDENGRVYRVGETDRDILGHSRKFMVYLPWIAMMAISVSEYAYGSAEDTLSSAHGWTQSNTFWILSVWVFFQAGIAFPAGWLREKGIMTARRAMSIGSFLCLLGFLALSHLSNVWLAIIGFGVIGGLGAGLVYSTCINMVGKWYPERKGGRTGFVNGGFAYGSLPFIFIFNYGFDTSNYHRVLDMIGAYVLVVVLVCAFFFKDPPKNWWPSDIDPLVTSGSGKSARSLTKNPPAVRQFTPKEAIRTGMLPLMWLSLVLTAGVSIFGISFQVDFAKEVGFGPLVAASSMGVMAVINGVGRAVVGWMSDIMGRKLSLVFVIVVLGLAQFGVIWAGDIRSEGLFLVFAFLSGFGGGAFYPMFAALTPDYFGENYNATNYGLVYSGKLISGLFGGGLGSMVVAAWGYNGAYALAGGISMVAAAVALLLKQPGRTGTV, from the coding sequence ATGACGGCGGAGCCCATCGCCGCAGGAACACACGCGTCGGAGTACGGCGCGGGGTACGAAGAGATCACCGACGAGAACGGCCGCGTCTATCGCGTCGGCGAGACGGACCGCGACATCCTCGGCCATTCCCGGAAATTCATGGTGTACCTGCCGTGGATCGCGATGATGGCCATCAGCGTGTCCGAGTACGCGTACGGCTCAGCGGAGGACACGCTGTCCAGCGCTCACGGCTGGACGCAGTCCAACACCTTCTGGATTCTCAGCGTCTGGGTGTTCTTCCAGGCAGGCATCGCCTTCCCGGCCGGCTGGCTGCGCGAGAAGGGCATCATGACGGCGCGGCGGGCCATGTCCATCGGCTCCTTTCTGTGCCTGCTCGGCTTTCTCGCGCTGTCCCATCTGAGCAATGTGTGGCTGGCCATCATCGGGTTCGGTGTCATCGGCGGCCTGGGTGCCGGGCTCGTCTACTCGACGTGCATCAACATGGTCGGGAAGTGGTATCCGGAACGAAAGGGCGGCCGCACCGGATTCGTCAACGGCGGATTCGCGTACGGTTCGTTGCCGTTCATCTTCATCTTCAACTACGGCTTCGACACGTCGAACTACCACCGCGTCCTGGACATGATCGGCGCCTATGTTCTCGTCGTGGTGCTGGTCTGCGCCTTCTTCTTCAAGGACCCGCCGAAGAACTGGTGGCCCTCGGACATCGACCCACTCGTGACCTCGGGTTCCGGGAAAAGTGCGCGGTCGCTCACCAAGAATCCGCCCGCGGTTCGGCAGTTCACACCGAAGGAAGCCATCAGGACGGGAATGCTGCCGCTGATGTGGCTCAGTCTGGTGCTGACGGCCGGGGTGTCGATCTTCGGCATCTCGTTCCAGGTCGACTTCGCCAAGGAGGTCGGGTTCGGGCCCCTCGTGGCGGCGTCCTCGATGGGCGTGATGGCCGTCATCAACGGGGTGGGGCGCGCGGTCGTCGGCTGGATGTCGGACATCATGGGCCGCAAGCTCAGCCTGGTGTTCGTCATCGTCGTCCTGGGGCTCGCCCAGTTCGGCGTCATCTGGGCGGGCGACATCCGCAGCGAAGGGCTGTTCCTGGTCTTCGCGTTCCTCTCCGGATTCGGCGGCGGCGCCTTCTATCCGATGTTCGCGGCACTCACGCCGGACTATTTCGGCGAGAACTACAACGCCACGAACTACGGGCTCGTCTACAGCGGGAAGCTCATCAGCGGCCTGTTCGGCGGCGGCCTCGGCTCGATGGTGGTCGCCGCGTGGGGGTACAACGGGGCGTACGCGCTGGCCGGCGGGATCTCGATGGTGGCCGCCGCGGTGGCGCTGCTCCTGAAACAGCCGGGGCGAACCGGCACGGTCTAG
- a CDS encoding sugar phosphate isomerase/epimerase family protein — MTDFRETAADEALRARLGINRRRFLSTCTAVAAGAIAAPVLGAAPSFAQAGNRIPGESEGDGKGQDLVPAHKRGIILYTVRDATGRDPLSSDLPSGFREVFKELARYGYKQVEFAGYGQHANAPGGANLESVAGAKLLRGWLDEYGLRAQGNHGFIPSSWPLSTSDIDTFKKHLEIANILGMDHMGTGGDPTGSSYKADWDVAADKWNALGEIAHRAGLKLYTHNHDAAYGFLLDGGPLDAQGRPTRSSGIRKLEYFLQVSDPRTVWLEMDIFWAHVAQYKFHTYTAHDGSQQENVFDPAALVRAHNKRYPLFHAKDGTRNDTNGMGYDMVPFGEGVIDYTTFFSRVGRKNYHNPMVEQDNAPSGTDLGQSLKYAKTGYDNMAALRKRH; from the coding sequence GTGACCGACTTCCGCGAGACCGCCGCAGACGAGGCCCTCAGAGCCCGCCTCGGCATCAACCGCCGCCGCTTCCTGAGCACCTGCACCGCCGTCGCCGCAGGCGCGATAGCCGCCCCGGTCCTCGGCGCCGCACCCTCCTTCGCCCAGGCCGGGAACCGGATCCCGGGCGAGAGCGAGGGCGACGGCAAGGGGCAGGACCTGGTGCCCGCGCACAAGCGCGGCATCATCCTCTACACCGTTCGCGACGCGACCGGCCGCGACCCGCTCTCCAGTGACCTGCCCAGCGGTTTCCGCGAGGTGTTCAAGGAGCTGGCCCGCTACGGCTACAAGCAGGTCGAGTTCGCCGGGTACGGCCAGCACGCCAACGCGCCCGGCGGCGCGAACCTGGAATCCGTCGCCGGCGCCAAGCTGCTGCGCGGCTGGCTCGACGAGTACGGGCTGCGGGCCCAGGGCAACCACGGCTTCATCCCGTCGTCCTGGCCGCTCAGCACGTCCGACATCGACACGTTCAAGAAGCACCTCGAGATCGCCAACATCCTCGGCATGGACCACATGGGCACCGGCGGCGACCCCACCGGCAGCTCGTACAAGGCGGACTGGGACGTCGCCGCCGACAAGTGGAACGCGCTCGGCGAGATCGCGCACCGGGCGGGCCTCAAGCTCTACACCCACAACCACGACGCCGCGTACGGCTTCCTGCTCGACGGCGGCCCGCTCGACGCCCAGGGCCGGCCGACGCGCAGCTCCGGCATCCGCAAGCTGGAGTACTTCCTCCAGGTCAGCGACCCGCGCACGGTGTGGCTCGAGATGGACATCTTCTGGGCGCACGTCGCCCAGTACAAGTTCCACACCTACACCGCGCACGACGGCTCGCAGCAGGAGAACGTCTTCGACCCGGCGGCCCTGGTCCGCGCCCACAACAAGCGCTATCCGCTGTTCCATGCCAAGGACGGCACCCGCAACGACACCAACGGCATGGGCTACGACATGGTTCCCTTCGGCGAGGGCGTCATCGACTACACGACGTTCTTCAGCCGCGTCGGCCGGAAGAACTACCACAACCCGATGGTCGAACAGGACAACGCGCCCAGCGGTACCGACCTCGGCCAGTCGCTGAAGTACGCGAAGACCGGCTACGACAACATGGCGGCGCTGCGTAAACGGCACTGA